A region from the Mycolicibacterium phlei genome encodes:
- a CDS encoding SDR family NAD(P)-dependent oxidoreductase, with translation MSNGRTAVVIGAASGIGWATARALAADGDQVTLADRNLDGARENAAELGDPHRAAHVEVTDEASVESLFAQTGPVDVVVNCAGFSHLGLIVDMPVEHFREVIDVCLNGAFIVAKHAGRALREGGSLVSISSLNGRQPAAGMSAYCAAKAGLSMLTQVAALELGPRGIRVNAVAPGFVHTPLTEAASSIPGVVEEYVENTALGRAGTPEDIAEAVVFLTRASWLTGEVLDINGGAHLKRYPDIPGHVMRLVEQ, from the coding sequence ATGAGCAACGGGCGCACCGCGGTGGTGATCGGCGCGGCGTCGGGAATCGGATGGGCGACCGCACGCGCCCTGGCCGCCGACGGGGATCAGGTCACCCTCGCCGACCGCAACCTCGACGGCGCCCGCGAGAACGCCGCCGAACTCGGCGACCCGCACCGCGCCGCGCACGTCGAGGTCACCGACGAGGCGTCGGTGGAATCGTTGTTCGCACAGACCGGTCCGGTCGACGTGGTGGTCAACTGCGCCGGGTTCAGCCACCTCGGGCTGATCGTCGACATGCCGGTCGAGCACTTCCGCGAGGTCATCGACGTCTGCCTCAACGGCGCGTTCATCGTCGCCAAGCACGCCGGGCGCGCCCTGCGCGAGGGCGGCTCGCTAGTGTCGATCAGCTCGCTCAACGGCCGCCAGCCCGCGGCCGGGATGAGCGCCTACTGCGCGGCGAAGGCCGGGCTGTCGATGCTGACCCAGGTGGCCGCACTCGAGCTCGGGCCGCGCGGCATCCGGGTCAACGCCGTCGCACCGGGATTCGTGCACACCCCGCTGACCGAGGCAGCCTCCTCGATCCCCGGCGTCGTCGAGGAGTACGTCGAGAACACCGCGCTGGGCCGGGCCGGCACACCCGAGGACATCGCCGAGGCGGTGGTGTTCTTGACCAGGGCCTCGTGGCTGACCGGCGAGGTGCTCGACATCAACGGCGGCGCCCACCTGAAGCGCTACCCCGACATCCCCGGTCACGTGATGAGGCTTGTCGAGCAATGA
- a CDS encoding SRPBCC family protein — MSESIFVAAPPEKLYEMISDVTRMGEWSPICRACWWDEGDGPRVGAWFTGRNVTPERTWETRSQVVAAEPGREFAWEVANGWVYWGYTFEPADGGTILTEHWELRPKGVEGFREKYGDQADAQIADRREAARTGIPATLAAIKKAAEA; from the coding sequence ATGTCGGAGTCGATTTTTGTGGCGGCCCCGCCGGAGAAGCTGTACGAGATGATCTCGGACGTGACGCGGATGGGGGAGTGGAGCCCGATCTGCCGCGCCTGCTGGTGGGACGAGGGCGACGGCCCGCGCGTCGGGGCGTGGTTCACCGGCCGCAACGTCACCCCGGAGCGGACGTGGGAGACGCGGTCGCAGGTGGTGGCCGCCGAACCGGGACGCGAGTTCGCCTGGGAGGTCGCCAACGGCTGGGTGTACTGGGGTTACACGTTCGAACCGGCCGACGGCGGCACCATCCTCACCGAGCACTGGGAGCTGCGGCCCAAGGGTGTCGAGGGTTTCCGCGAGAAGTACGGCGACCAGGCCGACGCGCAGATCGCCGACCGCCGGGAGGCCGCGCGCACCGGGATCCCGGCGACGCTGGCGGCGATCAAGAAGGCCGCCGAGGCTTAA